The following proteins come from a genomic window of Nicotiana tomentosiformis chromosome 12, ASM39032v3, whole genome shotgun sequence:
- the LOC138902294 gene encoding uncharacterized protein codes for MRMEVFLRDIYFDLWIIINHGKVTPTNVDSDENKIIKKEEEYDLEDHQTIQQNSKGKDLLCKILLRSVLYKVSSCISAHDIWRTFESDFVNENIEVALMTIEESH; via the coding sequence ATGCGTATGGAAGTGTTCCTTCGGGATATTTATTTTGATCTATGGATAATCATTAATCATGGAAAAGTTACACCTACTAATGTGGATAGTGATGAAAACAAGATTATCAAGAAAGAGGAGGAATATGATCTTGAGGATCATCAGACGATCCAGCAAAATTCAAAGGGAAAAGACTTGCTCTGTAAAATTCTACTAAGGAGTGTTCTCTATAAAGTGTCCTCTTGCATCTCAGCTCATGATATATGGAGGACGTTTGAGTCTGATTTTGTAAATGAAAATATTGAAGTTGCACTAATGACAATTGAAGAAAGCCATTAA